The following proteins are encoded in a genomic region of Dyadobacter sp. UC 10:
- a CDS encoding DUF6134 family protein: protein MKVLGITVLGILFLSGLPAKAQNLYDVIVAGRTIGSLKVFDNKGKDDVETHRIESDFKVMFYKGTYATQTNYVQGKLVSATCSHHVNGDLKEKTLTKSSNKSLYEILFSGEDAEDKPKMEFNSPINSTITGLYYKEPVNINEVYSERYGKMCSVKRLSDGKYGVTLPDGKQGIYSYKDGRCQEVKTDLAGFKLRIVLNEKRL, encoded by the coding sequence ATGAAAGTTTTGGGTATTACTGTTTTGGGCATATTGTTCCTGTCCGGCCTGCCTGCGAAGGCGCAGAATCTATATGATGTGATCGTAGCGGGGCGAACAATCGGGTCTTTAAAAGTATTTGATAATAAGGGAAAAGACGACGTGGAAACTCACAGGATCGAATCCGACTTTAAAGTTATGTTCTACAAAGGCACATATGCCACGCAAACAAATTATGTGCAGGGAAAGCTGGTTTCGGCTACATGTTCCCATCACGTGAATGGTGACCTCAAAGAAAAGACGCTTACCAAAAGCAGTAATAAGTCGCTTTACGAGATATTGTTTTCAGGGGAGGATGCGGAAGATAAGCCCAAAATGGAGTTTAATTCACCAATCAACAGTACGATTACAGGCCTTTATTATAAAGAACCTGTTAACATTAACGAGGTGTATTCCGAACGTTATGGTAAAATGTGCAGCGTGAAAAGGCTTTCCGACGGGAAATACGGTGTGACGCTTCCTGATGGGAAGCAGGGTATATACTCCTACAAAGATGGGCGCTGCCAGGAGGTTAAGACAGACCTGGCAGGGTTTAAGTTGCGCATCGTCTTAAATGAGAAGAGACTATAA
- a CDS encoding sugar phosphate isomerase/epimerase family protein, translating to MLQLGFNSAILADFGFEHVVQFASNHGFSCVEMMCWPSDNTDSRRYAGVTHIDVLNLTSARVSEIRHALREANIFISALGYYPNPLDPDPNRSEYFIEHIKEVIRGAAKLGIPVVTTFIGRDPAKSIKDNLARFADVWPGIVQVAEENNVKIAIENCPMFFTDDEWPGGKNLAISPAVWDRMFEIIPSPILGLNYDPSHMIWQMMDETYPIYNYKSRLHHVHLKDAKVYKNKLDRVGIMANPLEYHSPKLPGLGDVNWSAFFAALTDVRYRGPVVIEVEDKAYEGSIQDVQSAILTSRNYVRQFLG from the coding sequence ATGCTTCAATTAGGTTTTAATAGTGCGATTTTAGCGGACTTCGGATTCGAGCATGTTGTCCAATTTGCGTCAAATCATGGATTCTCATGTGTGGAAATGATGTGCTGGCCCTCAGATAACACAGATAGCCGGAGGTACGCAGGTGTAACCCATATTGATGTGTTGAACCTTACCTCCGCAAGGGTATCAGAGATCAGGCATGCATTAAGGGAGGCCAATATTTTTATATCTGCCCTCGGTTACTATCCCAACCCGCTCGATCCGGACCCTAATCGCTCTGAATATTTCATTGAGCACATTAAAGAAGTGATAAGAGGGGCGGCGAAACTCGGGATACCGGTTGTAACCACTTTCATAGGTCGCGATCCGGCAAAAAGTATTAAAGACAATCTGGCCCGGTTTGCGGATGTCTGGCCCGGGATAGTACAGGTTGCCGAAGAAAATAATGTCAAAATCGCAATCGAGAACTGCCCGATGTTCTTCACCGACGACGAATGGCCGGGCGGCAAAAACCTGGCAATCAGCCCGGCCGTGTGGGACAGGATGTTTGAAATCATCCCTAGTCCGATCTTGGGATTAAACTACGATCCCTCGCATATGATCTGGCAAATGATGGATGAAACCTATCCTATTTACAATTATAAATCAAGACTTCATCACGTGCATTTGAAAGATGCAAAAGTTTACAAAAATAAATTAGATAGAGTGGGCATTATGGCGAATCCGCTGGAATACCATTCCCCTAAATTGCCCGGATTGGGCGATGTAAATTGGAGCGCATTTTTCGCTGCCCTCACTGACGTTCGCTATCGCGGCCCGGTTGTGATTGAAGTAGAAGATAAAGCGTATGAAGGCAGCATTCAGGACGTTCAAAGCGCGATTCTGACCAGCCGTAATTACGTAAGGCAGTTTTTGGGGTGA
- a CDS encoding PIG-L deacetylase family protein gives MKKILLFAALLYAGSSACAQNANDNKAPLNVIVFGAHPDDCDLGAGGIASIYSSMGHKVKFVSLTNGDAGHQDIGGGELAKRRLAETKEVAKRLGISYDVLDNHDGELMPTLENRLAVIRKIREWNADLVIAPRTNDYHPDHRNTGVVVQDAAYLVIVPNILSSVPPLTKNPVFLYFRDRFQRPNPFRPDIAIDITNVLAKKVDGLDAHVSQFYEWLPWTNQDLANVPKDVVERKKWLFTSMEKRSAVNPEIKVSLEKWYGAEKAKDIKFVEVFEICEYGKQPDASEIKRLFPMLPR, from the coding sequence ATGAAAAAAATACTACTGTTCGCTGCGCTACTATACGCAGGCTCGTCCGCGTGCGCCCAAAACGCAAATGATAACAAAGCACCATTAAATGTCATCGTATTTGGCGCCCACCCCGACGATTGTGACCTGGGGGCAGGTGGCATTGCCTCCATCTATTCATCAATGGGGCACAAAGTAAAATTCGTTTCACTCACAAATGGCGACGCCGGCCACCAGGACATCGGTGGAGGGGAACTTGCGAAGCGGCGGCTGGCGGAAACAAAGGAAGTTGCGAAACGCCTGGGCATTTCCTACGACGTATTGGACAACCACGATGGTGAGTTAATGCCAACGCTCGAGAATCGCCTGGCCGTGATCAGAAAAATCCGCGAATGGAACGCTGACCTTGTAATAGCGCCGCGTACAAACGATTATCATCCCGATCACCGCAACACGGGCGTAGTAGTACAAGACGCGGCTTACTTAGTAATTGTACCAAATATCCTTAGCAGTGTGCCTCCATTGACCAAAAACCCGGTTTTCCTCTACTTCCGGGATCGATTTCAACGGCCTAATCCATTTCGCCCGGATATCGCTATTGACATCACAAATGTTCTTGCTAAAAAAGTAGATGGGCTGGATGCACACGTTTCCCAATTCTATGAGTGGCTCCCGTGGACAAATCAGGATCTTGCTAATGTCCCCAAAGATGTCGTGGAAAGGAAAAAGTGGCTGTTTACTTCCATGGAAAAGCGCTCCGCAGTGAATCCTGAAATCAAAGTCTCGCTGGAAAAATGGTACGGGGCCGAGAAGGCAAAGGATATTAAATTTGTGGAGGTTTTTGAAATTTGTGAGTATGGTAAGCAGCCGGATGCCAGTGAAATCAAACGTCTGTTTCCAATGCTGCCGAGATAG
- a CDS encoding serine hydrolase domain-containing protein, protein MIFFSIAFDVQAQSERVAKIRAVLPVVEKMYAEYAEKNHFPGLAFGLVVDGELVMSGGQGFSEIATSTKATAKSMFRIASMSKSLTAMGILALRKEGKLKLDDPAYLYIPELKDMPAATSDSPPITIRHLLTHAAGFPEDNPWGDRQLNDKDEDLIALINQGISFSNAPGIGYEYSNLGFALLGRIISVVSGKPYQQYIDEQIFKPLGMNNTIWEYTKSPKHLLAHGYRYEDDVWKEEELLHDGAYGAMGGLITSIEDFSKYVAFHLSAWPASSGPEKGPVSRSDVREMQMPWNFSGLNANFKYPGGRACAITSGYGYGLRWSRDCEGRTGVGHTGGLPGFGSQWQILPQYGIGIIAYANRTYAGMSAINTAVLDTIISRAGLKPLPLPVSAILKQRKEQIAKLLPDWKNAEQSGIFAENFFPDRSVSHRKKQLDELLAKTGTITGTSEIIAENQLRGTFLLNGKQGNIEVYFTLSPENPALIQYLDFSISK, encoded by the coding sequence ATGATCTTTTTTTCGATAGCCTTTGATGTGCAGGCGCAGTCAGAACGCGTTGCCAAGATCAGGGCTGTGCTGCCGGTGGTCGAAAAAATGTATGCTGAATATGCTGAAAAGAACCATTTTCCAGGTTTGGCGTTCGGCCTGGTCGTGGACGGTGAGTTGGTAATGTCAGGCGGGCAAGGCTTTTCGGAGATCGCTACTTCTACAAAAGCGACTGCCAAATCCATGTTTCGCATTGCTTCCATGTCAAAGAGCCTCACAGCCATGGGAATACTGGCTTTGCGTAAAGAGGGTAAACTGAAACTGGATGACCCTGCCTACCTGTACATCCCCGAACTAAAAGATATGCCGGCGGCGACCAGCGATTCACCACCGATCACGATCAGGCACCTGCTCACGCACGCGGCTGGATTTCCGGAGGACAACCCCTGGGGCGACCGCCAGCTGAACGATAAGGACGAAGACCTGATCGCGTTAATCAATCAGGGCATTTCTTTTTCAAATGCACCCGGTATCGGTTACGAATACAGCAACCTGGGATTTGCTTTGCTTGGCAGGATAATAAGTGTTGTGTCGGGGAAGCCGTACCAGCAATACATCGATGAGCAGATTTTTAAGCCACTCGGAATGAACAATACGATTTGGGAATACACCAAATCACCGAAACACCTGCTCGCCCACGGCTACCGCTACGAAGACGATGTTTGGAAAGAAGAAGAGCTTTTGCATGACGGGGCTTACGGTGCGATGGGCGGACTAATCACTTCTATTGAAGATTTCAGCAAATATGTTGCATTTCATTTGTCGGCCTGGCCGGCTAGCTCTGGGCCTGAAAAGGGGCCGGTATCCCGTAGCGACGTGCGTGAAATGCAGATGCCTTGGAATTTCAGCGGCTTGAATGCGAACTTCAAATATCCCGGCGGCCGGGCTTGCGCCATAACGTCCGGCTATGGCTACGGGCTGCGGTGGAGCCGGGATTGCGAAGGCAGGACAGGAGTGGGGCACACAGGCGGCTTACCGGGGTTTGGCAGCCAATGGCAAATATTACCCCAATACGGGATCGGGATCATTGCATATGCGAATCGGACTTACGCCGGAATGTCGGCGATTAATACCGCTGTACTGGATACGATTATCTCCCGTGCCGGCCTCAAACCGCTTCCATTGCCTGTCTCAGCGATTTTGAAACAGCGTAAAGAGCAAATCGCCAAACTTCTGCCGGACTGGAAGAATGCAGAGCAAAGCGGAATTTTTGCCGAAAACTTTTTCCCCGACCGCTCAGTATCCCACCGGAAAAAGCAATTGGACGAGCTGCTTGCCAAAACGGGCACCATTACAGGAACTTCTGAAATCATAGCTGAAAATCAGCTTAGGGGTACTTTCCTGCTAAATGGAAAGCAGGGAAATATTGAGGTGTATTTCACACTTTCACCTGAAAATCCCGCGCTTATTCAGTACCTGGATTTTTCAATAAGTAAATAG
- the nspC gene encoding carboxynorspermidine decarboxylase codes for MSIDYQKVPSPCFVLEEALLRKNLELIDSVQQEAGCKIILALKGFSMYSAFPIVKEYLSGATASSLNEVKLINDFMGVQAHTYMPAYLDSEFSEILERSSHITFNSLSQWERFRERVEEFKSVNPGHLLSCGIRVNPQYSEVATEMYNPCVPGSRLGVTRDKLPDTLPEGIDGIHFHTLCENGSDTLERTLAALEEKFGGLLHQAKWLNMGGGHLMTREGYDISKLIKLVSNIREKYNLDVILEPGSAIAWRTGVLVTTVLDVMDSQGIDVAILDTSFAAHMPDTLEMPYKPVITGAYQEPVTGKPTYRMGGMTCLAGDFMGDYSFDVPLKIGDKVIFEDMIHYTMVKTTTFNGVNLPSIGICDMNGDFKLIRSFGYESFKDRLS; via the coding sequence ATGTCAATAGATTATCAAAAAGTACCTTCGCCGTGCTTCGTGCTGGAAGAAGCATTGCTGCGGAAAAACCTGGAACTGATCGACTCTGTACAGCAAGAGGCGGGCTGTAAGATCATTCTTGCACTGAAAGGGTTTTCGATGTACAGCGCGTTTCCGATCGTAAAGGAATACCTCAGCGGTGCTACGGCTAGTTCTTTGAATGAAGTTAAGCTGATCAACGATTTCATGGGCGTGCAGGCGCATACCTATATGCCGGCCTACCTGGACAGCGAATTTTCAGAGATACTGGAACGCAGCAGTCACATTACCTTCAATTCCTTAAGTCAATGGGAGCGTTTCCGGGAGAGGGTTGAGGAGTTTAAGTCTGTAAATCCGGGTCACCTGCTTTCCTGCGGGATCCGGGTGAACCCGCAATATTCGGAAGTTGCTACCGAAATGTACAATCCGTGCGTACCTGGCTCGCGCCTGGGCGTAACCCGAGACAAATTGCCGGATACCTTACCTGAGGGAATCGATGGAATTCATTTTCACACCTTATGCGAAAACGGGTCAGATACACTGGAACGTACATTGGCAGCATTGGAGGAGAAATTTGGAGGTCTGCTTCATCAGGCAAAGTGGCTGAACATGGGAGGAGGGCATCTGATGACCAGAGAAGGGTACGATATCTCGAAGCTAATAAAATTAGTTAGCAATATTAGAGAGAAATATAATCTGGATGTGATCCTGGAACCAGGCTCTGCCATTGCCTGGCGGACAGGAGTTTTGGTGACAACCGTTTTGGACGTAATGGATAGTCAGGGAATTGACGTTGCGATCCTTGATACTTCTTTCGCAGCACACATGCCTGATACCCTGGAGATGCCCTACAAACCCGTGATCACCGGCGCTTACCAGGAGCCGGTGACAGGCAAGCCGACTTACAGAATGGGTGGAATGACCTGTCTCGCAGGCGATTTCATGGGTGATTATTCATTCGATGTTCCGTTGAAGATTGGGGATAAAGTCATATTTGAAGACATGATCCATTATACGATGGTGAAGACTACTACATTTAACGGTGTTAATTTACCTTCCATTGGTATTTGCGACATGAATGGAGATTTTAAATTGATCCGCAGCTTTGGATACGAAAGTTTCAAGGATAGGCTATCATAG
- a CDS encoding MFS transporter, with translation MNYSIFAPSDSRKYMRLAVAAFFFVQGLSFAAWASRIPDIKNVLHLTEGGLGTVLLALPIGLMASLPISGWMVTHYGSRKMVLIGAVLYATTLVFIGFVSRTEQLVIALFAFGLWGNLTNIAINTQAVAVEQLWGKSIMASFHGLWSLAGFVSAMIGSLFISVKIPPHIHFSFIAIAAFAIIFMAYKHTMPDSDKNEGEAQPLFVKPDRDLLTLGLIGFCAMVCEGAMFDWSGVYFQEAVHVPASMTTLGYVAFMGTMTGGRFAGDWLANRLGRRKMLQISGMLMGIGLAISVLFPYLVPATLGFLMVGFGVSSVVPLVYSAAGKSTTMSAGMALAAVSSISFIGFLIGPPLIGIVAQFADLRWSFAIVGVLASMTAYLSTKAKLIS, from the coding sequence ATGAATTATTCAATTTTCGCCCCCTCCGATTCTCGAAAATATATGCGCCTTGCGGTCGCAGCCTTTTTCTTTGTACAGGGGCTCAGCTTTGCAGCCTGGGCAAGCCGCATACCCGATATCAAAAATGTGCTTCACCTCACGGAAGGTGGCCTGGGCACCGTCTTACTGGCATTACCGATTGGCTTAATGGCTAGCCTGCCGATCTCGGGCTGGATGGTTACCCACTATGGAAGCCGCAAAATGGTACTGATCGGAGCAGTTTTATATGCAACTACACTTGTATTCATCGGATTCGTGAGCCGCACAGAGCAACTGGTTATCGCCTTGTTTGCGTTTGGACTGTGGGGTAACCTTACGAACATTGCTATCAATACCCAGGCTGTCGCAGTAGAACAACTTTGGGGAAAGTCAATTATGGCTTCTTTTCACGGACTGTGGAGCCTCGCGGGCTTCGTAAGTGCGATGATCGGCTCGCTCTTCATTTCGGTTAAAATTCCTCCTCATATCCATTTCAGCTTCATAGCAATTGCCGCATTTGCAATCATTTTTATGGCATACAAACATACGATGCCGGATAGTGACAAAAACGAAGGCGAGGCGCAGCCCCTTTTTGTGAAACCAGACCGCGACCTCCTTACGCTGGGCTTAATCGGATTTTGCGCGATGGTCTGCGAAGGAGCTATGTTTGACTGGAGTGGCGTTTACTTTCAGGAGGCCGTTCACGTACCAGCGTCGATGACTACACTTGGTTATGTGGCTTTTATGGGAACGATGACCGGTGGCCGTTTTGCAGGAGACTGGCTTGCAAACAGATTGGGTAGAAGGAAGATGTTGCAGATCAGTGGTATGCTGATGGGTATAGGCCTGGCAATTTCGGTACTGTTCCCCTATCTGGTACCTGCCACACTTGGTTTTTTAATGGTCGGCTTCGGCGTTTCGTCGGTTGTTCCGCTTGTTTATAGCGCGGCGGGGAAATCTACCACGATGTCGGCCGGAATGGCGCTCGCTGCGGTTTCGTCTATCAGTTTCATTGGCTTTCTGATCGGCCCTCCCTTGATCGGAATAGTAGCTCAATTCGCCGACCTCCGCTGGTCTTTCGCGATTGTAGGTGTACTCGCTTCCATGACAGCTTATCTGTCTACGAAAGCCAAACTGATCAGTTAA
- a CDS encoding CTP synthase codes for MAAKAQKTAKYIFVTGGVTSSLGKGIIASSLAKLLQARGLSVTIQKFDPYLNIDPGTMNPYEHGECYVTDDGAETDLDLGHYERFLNVRTSQANNVTTGRIYHNVITAERRGDFLGKTVQVVPHITDELKRNMLLLGQTGDYDIVITEIGGCVGDIESLPFLEAVRQVKFEMNEHDTLVIHLTLIPYLNSAGELKTKPTQHSVRMLQEAGIQPDILVCRSEHPLPYDLRKKIALFCNVQVNSVIEAMDADTIYAVPLLMLKERLDQRALYMLDIYNDKDLDLDSWKTFLSRLKNPVDSVRIGLVGKYVELHDAYKSIVESFIHAGATNECKVNIEWIHSESLSADNVEERLEGLDGVLVAPGFGERGIEGKIAAIQFVRENNIPFFGICLGMQMAVIEYARNVIGWQNAHSVEMDNTTDHPVIHLMEDQKDVSNKGGTMRLGAYACRIKKDTLASRIYGKTNISERHRHRYEFNNKYLKDFEGKGLLATGINPENDLVEMVELPSHPFYIGVQFHPELKSTVMNPHPLFVNFVKAALAYSLQKKSVESLNPSMS; via the coding sequence ATGGCTGCTAAAGCGCAAAAGACCGCGAAGTACATTTTCGTTACGGGCGGTGTAACATCTTCTTTAGGCAAAGGAATAATTGCCTCTTCATTAGCAAAGTTGCTGCAGGCCCGCGGGCTCTCAGTCACGATCCAAAAGTTCGATCCTTATCTCAATATTGATCCCGGAACCATGAATCCCTACGAGCACGGCGAGTGTTACGTAACGGACGATGGAGCCGAAACAGACCTCGATCTCGGGCATTATGAGCGTTTCCTGAACGTTCGGACTTCTCAGGCCAACAATGTCACGACCGGGCGTATTTACCATAATGTCATCACGGCCGAGCGTCGTGGGGATTTTCTTGGTAAGACTGTTCAGGTGGTACCGCACATTACCGATGAGCTCAAACGCAATATGCTGTTGCTCGGCCAAACAGGCGATTACGATATCGTAATCACTGAAATCGGTGGCTGTGTGGGGGACATTGAGTCGCTTCCCTTTCTGGAAGCCGTGCGTCAGGTGAAGTTCGAAATGAACGAACACGATACGCTGGTGATCCATCTTACTTTGATCCCTTATCTGAACTCCGCCGGCGAGCTGAAAACGAAGCCGACCCAGCATTCCGTAAGAATGTTGCAGGAGGCTGGTATCCAGCCAGACATTCTTGTTTGTCGCAGCGAGCATCCGCTTCCTTATGATCTTCGTAAGAAAATTGCGCTTTTCTGTAACGTGCAGGTGAATTCAGTGATCGAAGCAATGGATGCGGATACGATTTATGCGGTGCCGCTGCTTATGCTTAAAGAGCGTCTCGATCAGCGTGCATTGTATATGCTGGATATTTACAACGATAAGGATTTGGATCTGGATTCATGGAAAACATTTTTGTCAAGACTAAAAAATCCGGTCGATTCGGTTAGAATAGGGTTGGTAGGTAAATATGTAGAGCTACACGACGCGTACAAGTCGATTGTGGAATCTTTCATTCACGCCGGCGCAACTAATGAATGTAAAGTCAATATCGAATGGATCCATTCCGAAAGTCTTAGTGCCGATAACGTGGAAGAGAGGCTGGAAGGCCTGGATGGTGTTCTGGTTGCTCCGGGTTTTGGCGAGAGAGGCATTGAGGGTAAAATCGCGGCGATCCAGTTTGTCCGGGAAAACAATATTCCGTTTTTCGGTATCTGTCTGGGTATGCAAATGGCTGTAATCGAATACGCCCGCAACGTGATCGGCTGGCAGAATGCGCATTCTGTGGAGATGGACAATACGACCGACCACCCTGTGATCCATTTGATGGAAGACCAGAAGGATGTTTCCAATAAAGGAGGCACGATGCGTTTGGGCGCGTATGCCTGTCGCATTAAAAAGGATACGCTTGCTTCGCGCATTTACGGTAAAACCAATATCAGCGAGCGTCACCGTCACCGCTACGAATTCAACAACAAATACCTGAAAGATTTCGAAGGTAAAGGCTTGCTTGCTACTGGTATTAATCCGGAGAACGACCTCGTTGAAATGGTAGAGCTGCCGAGTCACCCATTCTACATCGGTGTACAATTTCACCCTGAACTTAAAAGTACAGTAATGAACCCGCATCCGCTTTTCGTGAATTTCGTGAAAGCAGCGCTGGCTTATTCGTTGCAGAAGAAATCGGTGGAGTCTTTAAATCCGTCGATGAGCTAG
- a CDS encoding bestrophin family protein: MIDYNPKEWFRYIFYFQKADTVRKLTPLILTIGVYSALVAYLLLIHFKLAENNDLKNISLMHSLLGFVISMLLVFRTNTAYDRWWEGRKQWGSLMNNSRNLALKINALLDKDLIEERVFFEKMIPNYAFALKNHLRNKFNPDEFENTTFLNKADLKSGEHVPNQIAAAMFTKVIGLQKSGFLLPEHTILLNSQLESFTDICGACERIRNTPIPLSYSSFIKKFIFTYCLTLPIGYVFSLHFLVIPFVMFVFYILASLEVIAEEIEDPFGEDSNDLPIERICNGVKTSAKSLLA; this comes from the coding sequence ATGATCGATTACAATCCCAAAGAGTGGTTTCGCTATATCTTCTATTTCCAAAAAGCTGATACTGTCCGCAAATTGACGCCGCTGATTTTGACGATCGGTGTGTATTCCGCGCTCGTCGCATATCTTCTTCTCATTCATTTCAAGCTCGCGGAAAACAATGATCTGAAGAACATTTCACTCATGCATTCCCTGCTCGGTTTTGTGATTTCGATGCTGCTTGTGTTCAGGACCAATACCGCCTACGACCGCTGGTGGGAAGGAAGGAAACAATGGGGCAGCCTGATGAACAACAGCCGCAACCTCGCATTGAAAATCAACGCATTACTGGACAAGGATCTAATAGAAGAGCGGGTATTTTTTGAAAAAATGATTCCCAACTATGCATTCGCTCTCAAAAACCACCTTAGAAATAAGTTTAATCCGGATGAATTCGAAAACACGACCTTCCTTAATAAAGCCGACCTCAAAAGTGGCGAGCACGTTCCTAACCAGATTGCGGCTGCTATGTTCACAAAAGTGATCGGGTTACAGAAATCGGGTTTTCTATTGCCGGAGCACACGATTTTGCTTAATTCGCAACTGGAATCTTTTACAGACATTTGCGGTGCGTGTGAACGTATCAGGAACACTCCTATTCCACTGTCATACAGCTCATTTATCAAGAAGTTCATTTTTACCTATTGCCTTACCCTGCCAATAGGATATGTTTTTAGCCTGCATTTTCTGGTAATCCCTTTCGTCATGTTCGTTTTTTACATTTTAGCCAGCCTTGAAGTCATTGCGGAGGAAATAGAGGATCCGTTTGGAGAGGACAGTAATGATCTTCCGATCGAAAGAATTTGCAATGGTGTCAAAACTTCCGCAAAGTCGCTGCTCGCGTGA
- a CDS encoding alpha/beta fold hydrolase gives MKIKILFFVIALATFSQAVHAQKDTLRSLDMNLENYQYPFPVSFIEFESQAEKISMAYMVVQPEKGNGKSIMLLHGKNFNGAYWEQTAKALADQGYQVIIPDQIGFGKSTKPLHFQYSFQELAAATKRILDKLNVNKTIVLGHSMGGMVATRFTLMYPETVEKLVLENPIGLEDYKVKVPYQSVDKWYMSELKNDFTSIKSYQLNSYYDGKWKDNYTKWVNLLAGWTLNKDYPRVAWNSALTYDMIYSQPVCYEFNQIKVPTLLIIGQRDRSAVGKNLAPEDVRKTLGNYPALGRQTKALIPNSELVELDKIGHLPHIEDFDRFIAPLLRFAGKP, from the coding sequence ATGAAGATCAAAATTCTGTTTTTCGTTATCGCTCTGGCTACATTCTCCCAGGCCGTCCATGCACAAAAAGACACTTTGCGAAGCCTTGACATGAACCTGGAAAATTATCAATACCCTTTCCCGGTATCATTCATCGAATTTGAATCACAGGCTGAAAAGATCAGCATGGCCTATATGGTTGTACAGCCCGAAAAAGGTAACGGAAAGAGCATCATGCTGCTGCATGGGAAAAATTTTAACGGCGCATACTGGGAGCAAACAGCCAAAGCATTGGCTGATCAAGGATACCAGGTTATTATCCCGGATCAGATCGGGTTTGGCAAATCAACAAAACCACTCCATTTTCAGTATTCTTTTCAGGAGCTGGCTGCTGCCACAAAACGGATACTTGACAAGCTTAACGTGAACAAAACGATTGTCCTGGGTCACTCGATGGGCGGAATGGTCGCAACCAGGTTTACATTAATGTACCCGGAAACCGTTGAAAAGCTGGTCCTGGAAAATCCGATCGGACTGGAAGATTACAAGGTGAAAGTACCGTACCAATCAGTTGACAAATGGTATATGAGCGAGTTGAAAAACGATTTTACCAGCATTAAAAGCTACCAGCTCAACAGTTACTACGATGGCAAATGGAAGGATAATTACACCAAATGGGTTAACCTGCTCGCGGGCTGGACATTGAACAAAGATTATCCCCGGGTAGCCTGGAATTCCGCCTTAACGTATGATATGATCTATTCGCAGCCTGTTTGCTACGAATTTAATCAGATCAAAGTACCCACGCTACTGATCATTGGTCAACGCGATCGCAGTGCGGTGGGAAAAAACCTGGCACCCGAGGATGTACGAAAAACGCTGGGAAACTATCCCGCTCTCGGCCGGCAGACCAAAGCATTAATCCCTAATAGTGAGCTCGTTGAACTGGACAAAATTGGTCATTTGCCGCATATCGAAGATTTCGACAGATTTATTGCACCACTGCTCAGATTCGCCGGAAAACCCTGA
- a CDS encoding 3'-5' exonuclease — protein MSFLVLDIEMTGPEPGWNEIIQIGAEFFDDNWNPRGTYLQNVYPENEEAFSVKSEEVHGLSLADLEDAPMIYDVLPEFEKWIKKMNTGKPGLSNVIICGQSVINDINFLRFAYRNEKMKWSFSNKMLDLHTVSYLFFQIMEKSGKTVPRSLSLGSVASYFGFEREEETHNALEDARLTAKCFREFFKLIDRVKFI, from the coding sequence ATGTCTTTCCTCGTACTCGATATCGAAATGACTGGCCCTGAGCCTGGCTGGAATGAGATCATTCAGATCGGCGCAGAATTTTTTGATGATAACTGGAACCCTCGCGGTACTTACCTGCAAAATGTCTATCCCGAAAATGAGGAGGCTTTTTCGGTGAAATCAGAAGAAGTGCACGGGCTATCCCTCGCTGATCTGGAAGACGCGCCCATGATTTACGACGTCCTGCCGGAGTTTGAAAAGTGGATCAAGAAAATGAATACCGGCAAGCCCGGATTGTCCAACGTGATCATATGCGGTCAAAGCGTGATCAATGATATCAACTTCCTGAGGTTTGCTTACAGGAATGAAAAGATGAAGTGGTCGTTCTCTAACAAAATGCTGGACCTTCACACGGTATCCTACCTGTTTTTTCAAATCATGGAAAAAAGTGGAAAAACGGTACCGCGTTCGCTGAGCCTGGGTTCGGTGGCGTCATATTTTGGTTTTGAGCGGGAAGAAGAGACACACAACGCATTGGAAGATGCAAGGCTTACAGCCAAATGTTTCAGGGAATTTTTCAAACTCATTGACCGGGTGAAGTTTATATGA